In the Arachis stenosperma cultivar V10309 chromosome 8, arast.V10309.gnm1.PFL2, whole genome shotgun sequence genome, ATTATTTATTGACTAAGGAGTTCATCTTGTATACTGATCACGAGGCTCTTAAACATATTAACTCCCAACAAAAGTTGAATCGACGCCATGCAACTTGGAGTGAGTTTCTACAATCTTTTTCATTTCTCCTTCAGCATAAATCTGGAACTCAAAATAAAGTTGCCGATACCTTAAGCCGATGACATACTCTCCTTTCCACTATACAAATTAATGTTGTTGGCTTTGAGGTTGTGAGGGATTTATACGAGCGAGATCAAGATTTCGAAGAAATCTGGACGTGCTGCTTGCAACAACCCTATCGACAATTCTTCATTCAAGAAGGTTATCTTTTCAAGGGCAATCAGTTGTGCATTTTTCGTTGCTCACTACGCCAATAAATTATCTGGGAGACCCTTAATGAAAGATTAGTAAGACACTTTGGAAGGGATAAGACGTTGGCTCTCATAAAAGAGAAATTCTATTGGCCAAAACTTGAGTGGGATGTCATTCGTCACCTTCAAAGATGCTACATTTGTCACATTGCTAAAAGTGGAGATCAAAATACTGGTTTATACAAGTCGTTGCCTGTTTCGAAGGCCCTGTGGAAATATGTTAGCATAGACTTCGTCGTGGGATTACCTAAGACACAGAGACAAAAGGATTCTGTTATGGTAGTTGTTGACAGATTTTTGAAGATGACTCATTTTGTACCTTGTCATAAGACAAATGATGCCTCTTACATATCAGATTTGTACTTTAAGGAGATTATGCGCTTGTATGGTATCTCTCAAACAATCACTTCAGATCGAGACGTAAAGTTCATAAGCCACTTCTGGagaattttatgaaaaaaaatggaGACTCACCTACAATTTAGCTCTGCTAGTCATATGCAAACGGATGGTCAAACAGAAATGATCAAACAGAAGTGGTCAACAAAAGCCTGAGAAGTTTGCTACGAAATTTTGTGGGCAAACACCCTCGCCAGTGGGATCTTGTTTTACCACAAGCCGAGTTCTCCTACAACAATTTCATTGGTCAAACAATAGTGAGGTGTCCGTTCGAGGTGGTATATGGCAAGCGACCCCTGAGTCCTTTAGACCTTCTGCCATTACCAACTCCTCGAGAGTATAGTACAAATACTGATGAACGTGCTGAACAAATTAAGAAACTCCACGAGGAGGTACGACAGAATATATTGTATTAGACTGCTCGATATGAGGCCCAAGCCAATAAACATAGGAGACCAAACATTTTCAATGTCGGAGATTTGGTGTGAATTCATATGAGAAGGGGAATGATTTCTTAAGTCTCGCGAAAAATAGTCTCCTCGAGCGGATGGACCATTCAGAGTCTTGGAGCGCATTAATGATAATGTTTACAAGATTGAGTTTTCAGGAGACTATGAAGTATCTGCCACTTTTAATGTTACTGATCTGTCACCTTACTATGAAGAAGATGCAGAATCAATAGGAGATGAGACCAAGCCTCTTCCAACCCAAGGAGAATGATGCAGGAGTATCTATTAGATTATTAGCAATATTAGTTAAAGTAGTAAAGTTTAGTTATGTTATTATAATATGCATATGAATTAGTCCCACATCGATTAATACTAAAAGGCTTCCCCTTATCTGCTAGTATAAATATGCATATGTACTCTTTTTATTTATGAGTTGAATTAATTGagttatatatttaaataaattgtGTGTTTATCTTTCTCTAGGCACTTTGAGAATAAGAAGTATCCTTAGCTTAGCCAACCAAAATGAACTTTTGGCTATTTTTACTGTAGTAGAGTTATTAACCTCACTAAAATTAGTGACCCAAACAACATCTCAACgtctcaaaaaaatatttaatcattaaattgatttattagAATTTCTCATACTCTTAAACGATATTCTTTGTATTAGGCTTAAAGTATTTCAGAATATATgtattgagagagagagaatcaaATGAAGTATTCAGTTTTTTAATAACCaactaaaaaaaagagaaagattcAGCCACGGATATGCTTTACTTAGCAGTTAGCAATGACTTCCAAATTTATACGTTGTGTGGTGTTTCCTCTTCATAATGACGGTGGCACATAATATCACAATATTCAAGACCTTTGTTATCATGATATGAGTTTCATTAACCTTTTCTTTCCTCTCTTactctataaaaaaaaagaagagccTTTAATTCatattcataaattaaattttccTGCATTTATAATTCGGTCATATATAATTCATATCATTAAACAATTGTAGTGATTTAAGGAGAATTGATTTTAGcctatttaaatattaaaaattttaaaataattttagaaaatagtGATTTTTTAGgattgaatttaaattaaatctggTTATTAGGTGATATTTTCCTATAAAATCAGAAGTTGTATTCTTagaaattaatttagttaattaattatatataatggtTGAAAGTTAAAGGATAAATAACCTTTTCTAAATCGAAACGCAACTTTGAATGGGAcaaggaaacaaaagaaaatccaaattaAAGCATACAAGTTGTCACTTAATTATGGCCAGCAAGAAGATGACGAACAAGTTCATCAAAATTCATAAACGAAGACCCATTCTCACGAGTAGTGGAACCTTGTGCAAGTATCTTCCATTCCAAGGCTTTCTTGGTCAACTCCTTCCCCTTCTCTCCCTCCATCAACTCCCTCACAAGCTCTTCAACTCTCTCCCTCACCACACCACCTTCTATCTCCAACCCAACACCCCATTCCTTGCAACAGAATCGACAGTTTGTCGGTTGCTCCGAGAAAAAAGGCCAACATATCATTGGCACGCCGCTACTCAAGCTCTCCACCGTCGAATTCCAACCACTGTGTGTCAAGAATCCTCCAATCGCAGGGTGACCCAGCACTTCCTCTTGAGGACACCAACCTGTGTATTCAGTCATGGACttagaaaattttattaatactaGAATTCCAACAGGCACAAAGGCCACTTTTCATTCTTTTGTATATAACCTAATAAAAACaccaataacaacaataatatttgtacactaaaattagttattaaaattaattactaatatatttatatataaatacatatgtggttaaatttatttttaatgtgtatttatattttaacatgtattttatattaatgactgattttagtgtatacataacataatcatataaaaataattacaaacaTGATATTGATGACTAAATGACTGAAACCCGGTAAATAATTAGTGGTAGAAACTAATATGCAATTTATATTCGCACTAAGTTAATAATTAAGAACTATAATAAAATATGATTAGATATGTTTAATTTAAATTGTATTGTAAGAATTTTTTGCTATTAATTTCTCACCAAAACAACTGCAATGAGTTGGTACCAACCTGATAACATGCCTCTGTTTTCTGTCTCTGTAACGAACTCTTGAGTAAGAACTGCGTTGTCGCCGGCGACCAGATCCGGTCTTATGACCCACAAGAAAGAATGGTTGCTGTTAGCGAGTCCCCATGCAAACTCAACCAATTGCTCACTCGTCATAATCGTGATGCTCCCAAAGTTCACGTAAATCACAGAGTTTGGATCCTTGGTTTCAAGCCATTTAAGACACTCTCGTTCCTCCTTCCACAGGTTGCATCCCACAGTGTTCATGTAATCCTTATCATGTAAGATGTGTTTGGAGAGTGAATTTAAGGGACCAATGGTGTAGATAGGAGGAGGCAAAATGGATGAAATTGCTTCCAAGGCATCATGCTCTAATGCATCAAATGTGTTGAGAATGATTGGGCAATTTGATTCCTTAGTTCTGCCAACTTCTTCAAGCAAAACTTGTAGCATAATGTCATCTGGGTCTGTGGTTTTGATGAAGCTCGGAACATCTCTTAACCTTAATTCTTTGATGCCTGGTATCCAATCGATGGTATTTCTCTCCAAATACTCATCATTTGTTAAATAACTCACATCTGCAACTCAAACATATATACATGATTCATTCAACAATAAAAACGTCTCACGGCACACAAATTCAGTCCAACCGAATATACagattcaattataattttttttagacatGAAACATGAATATCAATATACAATCTATAATTCACTAGTGAAAACTCTGTACATCAGGAAAGAACGGAGAAACTAAAACCAGTGTCAGCTTAAAATCGTAGAACTCCATAAAATAAGAGTTTATACTTTCTAGAACCATCAACCATatatcttttcttttaaaaaaaaattataattgaatttatGTATTATATTAGACTGAATTTGTAGGCGTGAGACgtctttattgttgtcatggACTAAGGTGAAAGAGTGGTTTAATACAAAGCTTATATGATCAATATTACAAATAATTATTCATTACTATGTACCTTTGAAGGGTGTTATCCCCTTTTCAATTAATTGATCACAGTGAAGGTAACACAAGAACCCAGAAGCACTCATAGTCCAAAAAAGCACCTCAGGAATTCCCAATTCTTCGGCAGCAATTAAGGTAAAGCTCATGACACCATCAGAGACTATGCAAGAAACTGGAGGAGCATCCACGGCGCTGTTGAGTTTGAACAAGAGGTTCCTAAATGGAGCTAAGCAATTTCTTCTAAGCGACTCACAGAGGGTGGGAGTATCCTGTGTGGCGTCCACATCGGACTCAGGTAGACCATCAGGGATTGTATTGAAACGAAAGAAAGGGTTGTGATGGTCGCTAAGGAAATCAGGACCGTTAGATCTTAGAAGGCGCTTGTGATTGAACTCTGTGTTGACGAAAGTGATGTTGAAACCATTGAAGTGAAGAAGCTTTGCTAGTTTGATCATTGGGCTTATGTGGCCTTGTGCTGGGTATGGTATGCAAACTGCATGATGAGGCTTCAATgaattcatcatcttcttctttctctttgtcttTCTTAGCTTGATTCTGCTGAATCaaaaaagaattaattaaaCTCACTAATTCAGTGATTCTGGGTtgttatatacatataatagtATCATTAGTTTAATCACAAAGTTGAAAATTGAACAATAATGCACGTAGTTGACATATagctaaaaaatatatattgttttCAGGTAATGTTCTTTGACTGACTCTCTAGAATCTAGGTACAAAAACGCACAAATTAAAGActttcaatttaaatttataaatttattaacttCGTTTGAATGATATAGCTACATATTATGCTTATTTATAAACTTAAATAtgctaataatttttttattactaagTCATTTTTAATCAATTTCAATTAATATTTCTATAAAGTTCTAGCATAATAAGTTGACAACTTAACTTAATACTTGATAAACATACCAATATATGATTACATAATGTAATAAACTCTAGCCacaaattttaactattttttttagtaatttaactgatttgactttcatgaaattttttaaactatttagaagaaaatgaaaataagatAATGCTAGAAAGCTAACACgtttagtattaaaaaaataagttagtTAATGTtagtttaaatataaaacaaaattcaaaaatattcatcacctaaaatttttcattaaaatgagcaattctttttaaaaatcaacaaTGTTTTATATGATCACTATATATAGGAATGGTTTTCCACTTTTTAGTTTGTGTTAGAGTTTTCACAGAGGCAGTGTGTAATGAACCACAAGATAGCCACAAGGCTTAAAGCCTCAAAGGCCGAATTTAGTtctaaaaatatgataaaataagatattaaaaataaaatataaaatataaaaatataaaaattaatatttttatattttatttaataataaattaaaataaattataaaaatttaatttatttttatttttttatttaaaaaattttaaaaatatataataataaaaattattattattaaaaattaataaaaataataaaaaataaattttatattttatattttattagtgtcttaatattttttattaaaataaatataaaatatattaatttaaatttttaaatataatatttatatttaaaaaatatattaatttaatatcttTAAATATAATATCTATATCTCATGGTGTGGAAAACTCttaagagagagaagaaggagaGAGATGATACTTGATAGAGAGCAGGAAGCACGTAGTTACATGTAATTTATGGAAGTAATTGTACTTACATTCATTGTTGTATATTCAGGTGTATTTATATACACAAGTCTATCCTAACCATGGTTCTGAAAATCGGAtcggaccggccggttcaaccGAAAAAATCGGGAACCGATTACCTAGTCGGTCCGGATAACCTTCAAAATCGAATGACAAAGAACCGAGGAAAAAACCGGTCGAACCGGCAGTTAACCGACAAACCGGAAGAACCGTTCGATTTTTTTGCGGTTCAATGGTTTGGAAATTTAGAAGccaaacgacgtcgttttggctatttttttaaaaaaaaaaaaagggaatgCGTTAACCACTAACCTTAACTAACCTAACCCTAATCAATCAGCCACCCACCAAACCCCCGAAGCTCCCAGCCTCCTCCCCTTTCTTCCCCCCTCATCCACCAAGGCCACCATTGCCACCGCCCACCAAGCTCCAGATTCCAGCAGCGCTCCTCATTCGCCAAGAACTAAGAAGCCAAGAGGTAAGAACACTCCCACTCCCCATCGAAGAACAACCTCCGTGAATCCAAACCGACGCCGGCGCTAGGGCCACTCACCGTCGCGCAGGCCAGTCACCATCGCGGGCACTCACTATCGCGAGCACTCTCCGTCGCGGGTCAGTCACCGTCGCGGGCCACTCACCGTCGCTGCTCACTCACGTCGCGGGTAAGTTCTGGGTTTCTACTTTCTGGCATTGTTTTCAACTTTTCATTTTTGATTCTGGCTTTGTGTTCCTCACTTCCTCAGACTTCAGTTCTTCTGTTCTtcttgtttttttaatttttttaattttttaattttgttttttatatgaTTAATCAAATGTGAATAAATTTGTTGTAGCTTGAATTTGAATACTTGAATTCTGCTCTGTTCAATAATGAATACttgaataattttgtttttcattttttgattTCTTCAATTCTGCTCTGTTGAATACTTGAATGCCATATGATGAAATATATTGGTCTGAATTTTGGGTTTTTCAATTCTGCAatgttcaaaaatttgaatctGTTCAATTCTGGGTTCTTCAATTCTAGATTTTTCAATTCTGGGTTCTTCAATTCTGGGTTTTTCAATTCTGGGTTTTTCAATCTCCATTAGTTCAATTCTCCAATGTTCAATTCTGCTCTGTTGAATACTTGAATGCCATATGAATTCTATGAACTATGAATTATGAGTTGATATATTGGTCCGGATTCTGGATTTTTCAATTCTGCAatgttcaatttttttatttcttcaatTCTGCTCTCTTGAATACTTGAATGCCATATGAATTCTATGAACTATGATTatgtattgaattttttttaatttcactcTATATTTAACTAAACCGGTTCAACCACGGTTCAACCACGGTTGAACCATTGAACCAGTTACTTGACCGGTTCGATGACCGGTTCGGTTTTCGCAACCTTGATCCTAACAAACTGGCTTATACACCTTTTATACTCGCACAACTACCACGTGCCAACTAATCCTTAATCGTTCGAATTTTATAAAGAAGAATACTATACTATAGTGcgttgtattttttttcgaaaaatagaaaaaatttaacaaaaaatatattacgTGCTGATCTTGCCTGCGAAATAGATCAGTTGTTGATTGCTGAGCTATCACTTCAAAGGCTTGAATACCTGATCCTTGAATCCGAACTTTCTTCCTTGTGAAGGGATGTAAAAAGATGAGCAACGAAAAAAGGGGAGAGTGTACCTATAAAGGCACTCCGAAACTTAAGTCATTATATTGTATTCTCTGAAAAACTTGACTTGGTAGAATATCTTACCTTGCTTTATATGGTGAGCTCCTCGTCTGTTACGTTTTTTACATTAATCGTCAGTTTTAAAATGATTGATATTATAATTGACTGATGTGCCATTTGATCGTCGGTTATGGTAGGAATATAATTCTGACCGAGTTATGGCTTATGAAAGGCCGAGCTTATAACGGATGATAGTTACAGCTCTTAGTGATAACGACTATAATGCCGAGTAATAGCTCGCATTTAAAGGCGACCATATCATAGCCCCCAAAATTGACCTGAGGAGAGAATTTTTAATGAAGCAGGTTGAGCTTATTTGATGATTTATAACTCGGTCATACAAGTTATTGAGTGAGCCCCCAATTCAACTTCATTAAAAAATTGGTTGGTTTTGTGTGACGTGGGGAGTCACGTTTTCCCTTTTCACCGAGGAGAGAGGGACATTTATTATTGCATTTAAAGTTTTGGTCTGTTCCCAATGTTACCTGCGTCGTTTGACGTGACCAAAGAGCAGTTAGATCATTTTGAAGTTTTGATTTGTGGTGTTACTCTTATTCCCTTGTTTAATGCTCCATGTGTTGCTTGGTTTTATTTGTCGTTTGGTTTTTCTATTCTTTGGGAGTAGAATGAGTAAGAGAGGTATGTATGTTTTATCTTTCTACTTCTAATCATAGTTGTAAGAACCAGACCGGACCAGCCGGTTCGACCAGAAAACCGGTGAACCGGACCCAGAATCGGTCCGGTTGAGTGATGTAACCGGATAAGGAACAAAACCATTTTGAACCGGGTTGAACCGGCCGGTTTTGATGAAAACCAGAAAATCGGCGGTTTCTGGTTAACCGACCggttcaaaaaaaatttttttttattccttttccaaaatgacgtcgttttggtttattttaaaaaaaaaaaagaaaagcccTACGGGCTACCAAACCAATCCCCACCCCCACGCCCCACCCGATCCTAGTTTCCCTCCCCTTTTGGCTATTCCCCCCAACCCTAACGGCGAAAACCTATCAGGTATCAGCCCTCCGCCTATCAGCCCTCCGCCAGTCCGCCGCCCTCACCTCACTCACCCAGCCCCCAGCCCGTCATCCTCTTCGTCTCACCGCCAGTCTGAGCTCTGAAGAAACCAACTCAACCAAGGGAGAAGGAACAGCCGAACAGCAGACCCGCCACCTGCGAACTCGCCGGTCGACCGTTGCGCGCAGTCGAACTCGCCATTCCAGCGCCGTCACCCTCGCCCAGTCTCGCCCAGTCGCCCTTGCTTTTCCAGCGCCCTCGCCCTCGCCCAGTCGCCCAGTCGCCCTTGCTTTTCCAGCGCCGTCGCCCTCGCCCAGTCGCCCTCCCCGTCGGCCGTCGCCCTTCTGCTCTAGTGCTCTGTGACTCTGTCAAGTGTCAACAGGTAAGCTCCAGTTCTGTAATCTGCTTCTGCTCTGTTCTGCTTCTACTCTGTTCTCCAGTTCTTTAATCTGCTTCTGCTCTGTTGAATACATTACACTTGAATATGCTTGTTGAATTTCCTTGTTGAATATGCATGTTGAATTTCCTTGTAAATTTACTGTTGGATTAGGACATGAAATATGAAACTGTTGGCTGTTGCATTTTTCATGTTATGTAAATCAAATTTTTCATgtaaattttatgttttgttgATTTATACTGGAAATATGAAACTGTTGGATTATATGCTTGATTTGAATCTATGAAATATGAATTTGCTTGTCTTGCTGAATAGGGAATTTAACTATTTAAGAATTTAAGGTTGCTGTCTTGCTGAACTAGGGAATAGGAACTTGCCGACTTCGAAATCACTCCATGGATTTAGTTTATGAGTTGTTATCCATTTGTGTTTAATTAAGATACTAATGTACTAGTACTAAGTACTAACTACTTTCATGTTTATCTTTGTATTAGTTATATTTAGACTTTGAAACTTGGTTGTTTTTAAAATGTTGGTGAAGAACTAACGAtatgtattttgaatttattaagtTTATgactatttttagtattttttattttttattcatgtgAAATCGGTTTTACCGGTTCAACCAACGGTTTATCGGTTGAACCAATAAACCAGTGAACCAATAACCTGACCGGTTCGATCACCGGTCCGGTTCTTACAACTAtgcttctaatttttcttcttctttcttcctcatttctgTGTTGCTGTCTGCTCTGTTCGTAAtgggttttgaaaaagagaagaaggatgAGATTGACGGGTCCTATGAGTAGGTTAATGATGATGTAAAGTCTCGGGTGTCGTTGTTTGTTGATGAAGCTGCTGTGAGGGAGGTGGATATGGGGAGAGTGGTAAGAGTAGGTTCTGGTTTGCAGGTTGAGTTGTTACCGTGTAGTGTAGATGATAGGGTTTATCATCGAGGGTAAGGGTTTTAGTTTTTCTACATGCACAGATGTGTGCTAGAGGAACTGAGAGTGAAGTTGCCATTTACTGACTTTGAGTGTCAGGTATTGAAGCAGTTGAATTGTATTCCTTCTCAGCTTCACCCAAATGGTTGGGCTTTCCTTCGTTCGTTTGAGATTCTTATGGAATACTTGGAAGAGACGCCATCAGTGgatttattcttttctttatttcaaGCAAAGGGGGTATGGAAAGGGGATTGGATTAATTTTAACAGCACCCCTGGATTTGGTATTTTCAAGTTGTATAAATCTTCCTTCAAGGATTTCAAGGAGATGTATCTTAAGGTTAGGAATTTGGAAAAGGATTTCCCCTTTTATATTGATGAATATTTGGCGGAGAGGTTTCCTTTGTGGTGGTGCTTGGAGCCTCAGAACATACTCGGTCCCAAGGTTATATCTCTGAGAAATGTCTGTTTGATTGGATTTTTGGTTGAAAATATTGGTAGTAAGGATTTGATTTCTATGTATGAGTTACTGAAGTGGGAAGAAGATAAAAAGTCGGTGGTAGAGTACCTGGGTGAGTTTCGGGTTTTATTTTGGTTATTTATCATTTTCGTACATGTTTCTGATAGGCTGTGTTTGATTTTTGTAGGTGGTAAATATCCTGGTGTTTCGGCTGCATCACTTAGGTCTCaattcaagaataaaaatttagagAAAGAAATATCTTCGTTGAACCGTGAGAAAGTTGCTGGGGCTGGAGAAGTTAGCCAGCCTCCTTGTGGGTGTACGAAGGTAATTctgaagaagagaaaattcgacGCGGTGGAGTTGTCCGAGGAATCGAGTGGGAAGGATCTGGGGGTTCCGTTGGAAGAGATACAAGCTTTTATGAGGAATTAGAAAAAACTTCATGAGGTTTCTGAGACGAGCGAGGGTTTATGTGTGGGGAAAGGAGTATCCCTATATGGCTGTGGTTGATGAGTATTGTCAATTTTCTGCCGACGTCTCTCTTGCGAATGAGGTCGGGGAACTTGTGATCGGGAAATACATGTAGGTATGTTCCGAGTTTATTTGTTTATATGTTGTTGTAGTGAGAACTTTTATGTAGCTGGTAATTTTTTTCCTAGGTTGTTGGTTTGCGCTTGGCTAGTCTTGGGCGTAGCTAAGAGTTGAAGCACAAAAAGGCTTcggtggaaaaaaaaaaagatctttcTTTGGTAAAAGAGGAGCTGAGGAAAACAATAGATGTTGCTGAACTTGAGAATAAGTTGACTAATGCTGAGAAGTTGATGAAAGAGACAAAGGAAAATTATGCTAAGGATGTCGAAGatttgaagaaaaaggaaggtGATTTGGTGAGAATGGAATCTCGGTTGATTGAAGTTACTGCTCAGCTTAAAGAaatggaaaagaagaagagggatGAGATTCTAGATTCATTTGTTGAGGGGTTTGAAAGGGCATGTTTACAGGTAAAGTTCTTGGCTCCAGATGTTGATCTATCTGAGATGGATCCTAGGAAAATTGTTCGTGATGGAAAAATGGTTGAAGATGATGGTGTTGCTGAAGATGAGGCTAAGAATGTGTAGTTTGTATCTCTGCTATTTTGTATATGTCCCATTTTGATGGATTTTTGGTTGTGTTGGATTATAGTGTTTCAGACTTTGTTTATAAGTACTGTTATTAGCTATGTTAATACAGCTGTTTTTATTAGAGATGTGTATTTTCCATTCACtaaacttatttttatttgttttgaatttggtTTGCTCTTTGATAGAGctattttggattttatattattttgatGGTTAAACACAATATGTGTGTGTTTAAATTTGCCTTTTGTTGATATTTATTTGATAAAGGTGTTGGTATAGTTGTGTTGATGGTAGCACATTTAATTGTGCTTGTGTTTGCTTGACCTTAGTCGATAGTTGTTTGATTGTTATATCCTTAAATTGAAAGGATAAGATTAGTATAGGTCAGATTGAAGTATTTGACGTGAATAGTTGAGATCGGTTATATCTGATGAAGATATAGTTGGAGAGATAGTAGTGATTGATGGAGATCGGTAATTTATTTATCCGATTTATTCGGTAAAATCTGGTGAGTTCAACTCTGAATAGAAGTCGgcataataaaaatataagttcGAAAAGAGATTAAAAATTCTCAATGAAAGACAGAGTAAAGTAGAAAATATAGGATGTTAGATGTATTGATGGACCTTTGATTACAAAGGTGTAGGTAGGCaagcctcgttaaaacctctcCAAACAAAACCCTTGTTGGGAAAAATCTTGGtagtaggaaaaagagtacaagcCTGTCCCCGACTTTTAACTATAAAATTTCTTTAGAGAGGAAACATTCCAAGTATTAGGCAAGACTGTAATGATTCTAATCTATATACTCCGTTGCCGAGGACTTGTGTTACTCGGTATGGGCCGtcccaatttgcggcgagctttccatGGGAGGGTGATTTTCATGCAACCTCTGTTTTCTGAAGTACTAAGTCGCCCTCTGTGAATGATCGGCTTTTGACAGATCTGCTGTGTCGTCGGGCTATTGCTTGTTGTGCTGCGAGTTGGCGGAGTGTAGCTAAGTCTCTTATTTCTTCAATAACATCTAGGTTGACTCGCCGAGTTTCATCTTGGCGGTGTAGTTGAGTTCTGATTAACCTTTGCGAGACTTCTAGTGGTATCATAGCTTCGGAGCCGTATACCAATCGAAACGGTGTTTCTTTGGTTGAAGATTGTGGTGTTGTGTTGTATCCCCAAAGGACTTCAGGTATT is a window encoding:
- the LOC130943626 gene encoding 7-deoxyloganetin glucosyltransferase; amino-acid sequence: MMNSLKPHHAVCIPYPAQGHISPMIKLAKLLHFNGFNITFVNTEFNHKRLLRSNGPDFLSDHHNPFFRFNTIPDGLPESDVDATQDTPTLCESLRRNCLAPFRNLLFKLNSAVDAPPVSCIVSDGVMSFTLIAAEELGIPEVLFWTMSASGFLCYLHCDQLIEKGITPFKDVSYLTNDEYLERNTIDWIPGIKELRLRDVPSFIKTTDPDDIMLQVLLEEVGRTKESNCPIILNTFDALEHDALEAISSILPPPIYTIGPLNSLSKHILHDKDYMNTVGCNLWKEERECLKWLETKDPNSVIYVNFGSITIMTSEQLVEFAWGLANSNHSFLWVIRPDLVAGDNAVLTQEFVTETENRGMLSGWCPQEEVLGHPAIGGFLTHSGWNSTVESLSSGVPMICWPFFSEQPTNCRFCCKEWGVGLEIEGGVVRERVEELVRELMEGEKGKELTKKALEWKILAQGSTTRENGSSFMNFDELVRHLLAGHN